The Mercurialis annua linkage group LG8, ddMerAnnu1.2, whole genome shotgun sequence genome window below encodes:
- the LOC126660564 gene encoding agamous-like MADS-box protein AGL62 produces the protein MSKRSKGRQKVDMAKMPNESSLQVTFSKRRAGLFKKASELCTLCGAEVAIVVFSPGNKAFSFGHPSVEGLVERFLTRNPPQRSPTMQLIEAHRNANVRDLNGQLTQLSSQIEFEKKRGEQLTQLRKSRRNQHWWEAPLETLTKPQINQLRSSLEQLKKNVAMQADKLLIQSAQSQQFYASSSTNPQIFPNLDPRNNNLMFDFSNMTNPHLGFNNFGYGNGLGNGFY, from the exons ATGTCAAAGAGGAGCAAAGGTCGTCAAAAGGTCGATATGGCGAAGATGCCTAATGAAAGCAGCCTCCAAGTTACGTTTTCAAAACGTCGGGCCGGCCTTTTCAAAAAGGCAAGTGAACTTTGTACTCTTTGCGGTGCCGAGGTTGCTATCGTGGTGTTTTCACCCGGAAATAAGGCTTTCTCTTTCGGTCATCCGAGTGTTGAAGGATTGGTCGAGCGTTTCCTTACACGAAATCCTCCCCAACGCTCACCCACTATGCAACTCATTGAGGCTCATCGTAACGCTAACGTTCGTGACCTCAATGGACAACTCACTCAG TTGTCAAGCCAAatagaatttgaaaaaaagagaGGGGAACAACTTACCCAATTGAGGAAGTCAAGGCGTAATCAACATTGGTGGGAGGCTCCACTTGAAACACTTACTAAGCCTCAAATAAATCAATTGAGGTCATCATTGGAGCAACTCAAGAAAAATGTGGCAATGCAAGCTGACAAACTTCTAATTCAATCTGCTCAATCTCAACAATTTTATGCTTCAAGTTCTACTAATCCTCAAATTTTTCCTAATTTGGATCCAAGAAATAATAATCTCATGTTCGATTTTTCAAATATGACCAATCCTCATCTTGGATTCAATAATTTTGGATATGGAAATGGGCTTGGTAATGGATTTTACTAA